In bacterium, the following proteins share a genomic window:
- a CDS encoding MFS transporter — translation MVEVPRDVPAAPPHQDGDVLTWLLRRTGPGGYRALMRIPGARPLLWFGLAGRFPNSMFPVGLVFAVEAITGSYGVAGSASAGFSLAGAVAKPIGGRLVDRYGQRLAARSLLVAFVGCAVGLLMAIRVAATPGVIVLLSVAAGLTAPNIGALTRVRWTQMTEARDMPRWQALESVNDEINFIVGPTAVSAMAAWFTASASLVAATVLAVAGTLGVTSLPGEPRSGRVIRRRAATWMKATHLAVLGSVGGLGMVLGGVAITIVAYTAELGHPAWSAVIFPLNAGASLVAALVVGRIGPGDLVSQQRRATFWLLLVLLPYGFGDGIVWFTVTAMIAGLGTSPTLIQANSSAVATIPPERRTEALSWIAAAAGIGIAAGSAITGLLVDAIGADAARLSVTAFGALPAAITFAMILTGGRKGHR, via the coding sequence GTGGTCGAAGTACCACGCGACGTTCCGGCCGCACCACCTCACCAGGACGGTGATGTACTGACCTGGCTGCTCCGCCGAACCGGCCCCGGCGGCTATCGCGCGCTCATGCGCATACCGGGGGCGCGACCCCTGCTGTGGTTCGGATTGGCCGGTCGGTTTCCCAACTCCATGTTCCCGGTCGGCCTGGTATTCGCAGTGGAGGCGATCACCGGATCCTACGGGGTAGCGGGCTCGGCCTCGGCGGGCTTCAGCCTGGCGGGCGCGGTGGCGAAGCCCATTGGTGGCCGGCTCGTGGACCGCTACGGCCAACGTCTCGCGGCGCGGTCCCTGCTGGTCGCCTTCGTCGGTTGCGCGGTGGGCTTGTTGATGGCGATCAGGGTGGCGGCGACACCAGGGGTAATCGTCTTGCTATCCGTCGCGGCGGGCTTGACGGCGCCCAACATAGGCGCACTCACCCGGGTCCGCTGGACCCAAATGACCGAGGCACGGGACATGCCGCGGTGGCAGGCGTTGGAGTCGGTAAACGACGAGATCAACTTCATCGTCGGTCCCACGGCGGTATCGGCCATGGCCGCATGGTTCACGGCCTCGGCCTCCTTGGTGGCCGCTACGGTGCTGGCGGTCGCAGGGACGCTCGGGGTGACATCGCTACCCGGAGAACCGCGTTCCGGCCGGGTGATTCGGCGCCGCGCCGCGACATGGATGAAGGCGACCCATCTCGCCGTACTCGGTTCCGTGGGCGGTCTCGGGATGGTCCTCGGCGGGGTCGCCATCACGATCGTCGCCTACACCGCCGAGCTCGGACACCCCGCATGGTCGGCGGTGATCTTCCCCCTCAATGCCGGGGCCAGCCTCGTGGCGGCGCTGGTGGTAGGCCGCATCGGCCCCGGAGACCTGGTGTCCCAGCAACGGAGGGCGACTTTCTGGCTTCTGCTGGTACTGCTCCCTTACGGCTTCGGCGACGGCATCGTGTGGTTCACCGTCACGGCGATGATCGCAGGCTTGGGAACATCACCGACCTTGATCCAGGCCAACTCGTCGGCTGTCGCCACCATCCCTCCTGAGCGAAGAACCGAGGCACTCTCGTGGATCGCCGCCGCGGCGGGTATCGGCATCGCCGCCGGATCGGCGATCACCGGCCTGCTGGTCGACGCGATCGGCGCTGACGCGGCCAGGCTCTCGGTCACCGCCTTCGGTGCTCTTCCCGCCGCTATCACGTTCGCCATGATCTTGACCGGCGGCCGAAAGGGGCACCGATGA